A genomic region of Dreissena polymorpha isolate Duluth1 chromosome 4, UMN_Dpol_1.0, whole genome shotgun sequence contains the following coding sequences:
- the LOC127880295 gene encoding clumping factor B-like isoform X1 produces MADPDDEFVRGIRKRRISNRVDSTSSSEEEKESRISERLKKKRTKLFVKPKRDDVWKSITPSKSPSKYDHLKPRKTVNNFTKECRINEVYRWAGQNVNKPNNRYNFDPLESSGEESLEDFIVDQDESDSDTASDDDATFIHKSTPRIQGRRKRIFTESDSDTCDVLDLNIESALGEESQTSSKQEYDRVEDSEVKHLVETAYCSDSHSDQVVSPKRTNQKSKSTLIDSESDEDISQPLVTKVESTNESDTNDSDNDSDENVSPKRSHKRTIKSAIESDCSYEEDELQGENKSEENWYKSREQVSQVSTSTIESNNTIINENTHSSKSDDVMLGTDQDDESDQSIEGAQENIEDEEEEEVLGRVRIGQLRKKQEKQRLFEKIRKERERKMLKNAKISS; encoded by the exons gAAAGCAGAATCTCTGAAAGACTAAAGAAGAAAAGGACAAAACTGTTTGTTAAGCCCAAGAGAGACGATGTTTGGAAAAGTATAACACCCTCCAAGTCTCCCAGCAAATATGATCATTTGAAGCCTCGCAAAACAGTCAACAACTTCACAAAAGA GTGCAGAATCAACGAGGTTTACAgatgggctggacagaatgtaaacaaacC AAACAACCGTTATAACTTTGATCCACTGGAGTCAAGTGGAGAGGAATCACTGGAGGATTTCATAGTTGACCAAGATGAGTCCGATTCAGACACTGCTTCTGATGATGATGCTACATTTATTCATAAG AGCACTCCAAGGATTCAAGGGAGAAGGAAGCGGATATTTACAGAATCAGATTCTGATACATGTGATGTGCTTGATCTGAACATCGAATCAGCTCTGGGTGAAGAAAGTCAAACATCCAGCAAGCAAGAATATGATAGAGTTGAAGACTCTGAAGTAAAACACCTTGTAGAAACAGCATACTGTAGTGATAGTCACTCTGATCAAGTTGTCAGTCCCAAAAgaaccaatcagaaatcaaaaaGTACACTAATAGATAGTGAAAGTGATGAAGATATCAGTCAACCCTTGGTTACAAAGGTGGAATCCACCAATGAAAGTGATACCAATGATAGTGACAATGATTCAGATGAAAATGTTAGTCCAAAAAGATCACATAAGAGAACAATAAAATCAGCTATTGAAAGTGATTGTTCATATGAAGAGGACGAGTTACAAGGAGAAAATAAAAGTGAAGAAAATTGGTATAAATCTAGAGAACAAGTCAGCCAGGTGAGTACTTCAACCATTGAGagcaataatacaataattaatgaaaacaCACATAGTTCTAAAAGTGATGATGTCATGTTAGGTACAGATCAGGATGATGAATCAGACCAGTCTATAGAAGGAGCTCAAGAAAATATTGAAGATGAGGAAGAAGAAGAGGTACTTGGAAGAGTAAGGATTGGTCAGTTGAGGAAAAAGCAGGAGAAGCAAAGGCTGTTTGAAAAAATAAGGAAAGAAAGAGAacgtaaaatgttaaaaaatgctaaaatctccTCATAA
- the LOC127880295 gene encoding clumping factor A-like isoform X2 — MADPDDEFVRGIRKRRISNRVDSTSSSEEEKESRISERLKKKRTKLFVKPKRDDVWKSITPSKSPSKYDHLKPRKTVNNFTKENNRYNFDPLESSGEESLEDFIVDQDESDSDTASDDDATFIHKSTPRIQGRRKRIFTESDSDTCDVLDLNIESALGEESQTSSKQEYDRVEDSEVKHLVETAYCSDSHSDQVVSPKRTNQKSKSTLIDSESDEDISQPLVTKVESTNESDTNDSDNDSDENVSPKRSHKRTIKSAIESDCSYEEDELQGENKSEENWYKSREQVSQVSTSTIESNNTIINENTHSSKSDDVMLGTDQDDESDQSIEGAQENIEDEEEEEVLGRVRIGQLRKKQEKQRLFEKIRKERERKMLKNAKISS, encoded by the exons gAAAGCAGAATCTCTGAAAGACTAAAGAAGAAAAGGACAAAACTGTTTGTTAAGCCCAAGAGAGACGATGTTTGGAAAAGTATAACACCCTCCAAGTCTCCCAGCAAATATGATCATTTGAAGCCTCGCAAAACAGTCAACAACTTCACAAAAGA AAACAACCGTTATAACTTTGATCCACTGGAGTCAAGTGGAGAGGAATCACTGGAGGATTTCATAGTTGACCAAGATGAGTCCGATTCAGACACTGCTTCTGATGATGATGCTACATTTATTCATAAG AGCACTCCAAGGATTCAAGGGAGAAGGAAGCGGATATTTACAGAATCAGATTCTGATACATGTGATGTGCTTGATCTGAACATCGAATCAGCTCTGGGTGAAGAAAGTCAAACATCCAGCAAGCAAGAATATGATAGAGTTGAAGACTCTGAAGTAAAACACCTTGTAGAAACAGCATACTGTAGTGATAGTCACTCTGATCAAGTTGTCAGTCCCAAAAgaaccaatcagaaatcaaaaaGTACACTAATAGATAGTGAAAGTGATGAAGATATCAGTCAACCCTTGGTTACAAAGGTGGAATCCACCAATGAAAGTGATACCAATGATAGTGACAATGATTCAGATGAAAATGTTAGTCCAAAAAGATCACATAAGAGAACAATAAAATCAGCTATTGAAAGTGATTGTTCATATGAAGAGGACGAGTTACAAGGAGAAAATAAAAGTGAAGAAAATTGGTATAAATCTAGAGAACAAGTCAGCCAGGTGAGTACTTCAACCATTGAGagcaataatacaataattaatgaaaacaCACATAGTTCTAAAAGTGATGATGTCATGTTAGGTACAGATCAGGATGATGAATCAGACCAGTCTATAGAAGGAGCTCAAGAAAATATTGAAGATGAGGAAGAAGAAGAGGTACTTGGAAGAGTAAGGATTGGTCAGTTGAGGAAAAAGCAGGAGAAGCAAAGGCTGTTTGAAAAAATAAGGAAAGAAAGAGAacgtaaaatgttaaaaaatgctaaaatctccTCATAA
- the LOC127880295 gene encoding clumping factor B-like isoform X3 translates to MSLSEGSEKDEFLTELTAPRQVKKKRNNRYNFDPLESSGEESLEDFIVDQDESDSDTASDDDATFIHKSTPRIQGRRKRIFTESDSDTCDVLDLNIESALGEESQTSSKQEYDRVEDSEVKHLVETAYCSDSHSDQVVSPKRTNQKSKSTLIDSESDEDISQPLVTKVESTNESDTNDSDNDSDENVSPKRSHKRTIKSAIESDCSYEEDELQGENKSEENWYKSREQVSQVSTSTIESNNTIINENTHSSKSDDVMLGTDQDDESDQSIEGAQENIEDEEEEEVLGRVRIGQLRKKQEKQRLFEKIRKERERKMLKNAKISS, encoded by the exons AAACAACCGTTATAACTTTGATCCACTGGAGTCAAGTGGAGAGGAATCACTGGAGGATTTCATAGTTGACCAAGATGAGTCCGATTCAGACACTGCTTCTGATGATGATGCTACATTTATTCATAAG AGCACTCCAAGGATTCAAGGGAGAAGGAAGCGGATATTTACAGAATCAGATTCTGATACATGTGATGTGCTTGATCTGAACATCGAATCAGCTCTGGGTGAAGAAAGTCAAACATCCAGCAAGCAAGAATATGATAGAGTTGAAGACTCTGAAGTAAAACACCTTGTAGAAACAGCATACTGTAGTGATAGTCACTCTGATCAAGTTGTCAGTCCCAAAAgaaccaatcagaaatcaaaaaGTACACTAATAGATAGTGAAAGTGATGAAGATATCAGTCAACCCTTGGTTACAAAGGTGGAATCCACCAATGAAAGTGATACCAATGATAGTGACAATGATTCAGATGAAAATGTTAGTCCAAAAAGATCACATAAGAGAACAATAAAATCAGCTATTGAAAGTGATTGTTCATATGAAGAGGACGAGTTACAAGGAGAAAATAAAAGTGAAGAAAATTGGTATAAATCTAGAGAACAAGTCAGCCAGGTGAGTACTTCAACCATTGAGagcaataatacaataattaatgaaaacaCACATAGTTCTAAAAGTGATGATGTCATGTTAGGTACAGATCAGGATGATGAATCAGACCAGTCTATAGAAGGAGCTCAAGAAAATATTGAAGATGAGGAAGAAGAAGAGGTACTTGGAAGAGTAAGGATTGGTCAGTTGAGGAAAAAGCAGGAGAAGCAAAGGCTGTTTGAAAAAATAAGGAAAGAAAGAGAacgtaaaatgttaaaaaatgctaaaatctccTCATAA